In a genomic window of uncultured Flavobacterium sp.:
- a CDS encoding sigma-70 family RNA polymerase sigma factor — translation MENVKKDIDLWSQIKKGDVDAYNKLYDRYIDSLYTFGINYTNDEALVQDAIHDVFVDLYRYRKNLADEVIVKSYLFKSIQRDIFKKLKSQNKVVRLDAVAESSYKTDSAEDELISSETTFTKHANLALALTSLTKKQRQALHLRFTEDQSYDEISSTLEITLESCRTLIYRALKELRKKL, via the coding sequence ATGGAGAATGTTAAGAAAGATATAGATCTGTGGAGTCAAATCAAAAAAGGAGATGTCGATGCATATAATAAATTATATGATCGGTACATAGATTCCTTATATACTTTTGGGATAAATTATACCAATGACGAAGCTTTAGTACAAGATGCGATTCATGATGTCTTTGTAGATCTTTATCGCTACCGTAAAAATCTTGCCGATGAAGTTATTGTTAAATCGTATTTGTTTAAATCGATCCAACGTGATATTTTCAAAAAATTAAAATCTCAAAACAAAGTTGTACGTCTGGATGCTGTTGCCGAAAGTAGTTATAAAACCGACTCAGCAGAAGATGAACTTATATCCAGTGAAACCACATTTACAAAGCATGCTAATCTGGCATTAGCTTTAACTTCTTTAACCAAAAAACAGCGTCAGGCTTTGCATCTTAGATTTACCGAAGATCAATCTTATGACGAAATTTCTTCTACTTTAGAGATTACTCTTGAATCCTGCAGAACCTTAATTTACAGGGCTTTGAAAGAGCTTAGAAAGAAACTTTAA
- a CDS encoding alkaline phosphatase family protein codes for MENQNQFDGLETFDHIVVLMLENRSFDNLLGYLYENNEITPEKSFDGLYNPKVDYANPIPPRASKDPDKTSISPSRAVNYSMPYPDPGEEYPHVNTQLFNTIIPDSNIGKFDDKMIAPFNLPASGTKMVMNGFVNDYENNLRSTYNIDNPTYEQYEVIMQCFQPDQIPAMATLAKEFAVFDHWYCSVPSQTYCNRAFWHAASSGGKVINPLGEDGSGFSGIDGDFSGMDSWIKEVWSLPTIFDRMNDNNVSWKVYSPIAPLSLTYIVNGTGEGEDNTHGHLDFFFDLEFGTLPKYSFVEPQFLHKHNDQHPSAVNHELAIGTVKLGDELIREVYNAIKNSPKRDKILFIITHDEHGGCYDHVAPPKTVPPIAGMKGECDFTFDRLGVRVPMIMVSSYIQPNTIINGQFEHTSFVKTVCQKWDLDSLTERDKDPAVLPFTEVFSNQKRTDWPDIPSEISLKELLPEPDTSSDPLNGLQKAMLNSLLHIEKRKALGNTQKEEIQTIGDMMEFIKRFQ; via the coding sequence ATGGAAAATCAAAACCAATTTGACGGTCTGGAAACTTTCGATCATATCGTAGTTCTTATGCTTGAAAACCGTTCTTTCGACAATTTATTAGGCTATCTCTACGAGAATAATGAGATAACACCAGAAAAGTCTTTTGATGGACTTTATAACCCGAAAGTTGATTATGCAAATCCTATTCCCCCGAGAGCGAGTAAAGATCCCGATAAAACGAGTATTTCTCCTTCGCGTGCGGTTAATTATTCGATGCCATATCCAGATCCGGGTGAAGAATATCCGCATGTTAATACACAACTTTTTAATACGATTATCCCTGACAGCAATATTGGTAAGTTTGATGATAAAATGATAGCACCTTTCAATTTGCCCGCTTCCGGAACTAAGATGGTTATGAATGGTTTTGTCAACGATTATGAAAATAACCTAAGATCAACCTATAATATTGATAATCCCACATACGAACAATATGAAGTAATTATGCAGTGTTTTCAACCAGACCAGATTCCTGCAATGGCAACTTTAGCCAAAGAATTTGCGGTTTTTGATCATTGGTATTGTTCAGTTCCAAGTCAAACCTATTGCAATCGGGCATTCTGGCACGCGGCAAGTTCAGGAGGCAAAGTCATTAATCCGCTTGGTGAAGACGGAAGTGGTTTTTCTGGTATTGATGGTGATTTTAGCGGTATGGATTCTTGGATAAAAGAAGTTTGGTCACTGCCAACTATTTTTGATCGCATGAACGATAATAATGTTTCGTGGAAAGTTTATTCACCGATCGCACCTTTGAGTCTGACTTATATTGTCAACGGGACTGGCGAAGGAGAAGACAATACACATGGACATCTTGATTTTTTTTTCGATTTAGAATTTGGAACATTGCCAAAATATTCGTTTGTAGAACCTCAGTTTCTTCATAAGCACAACGATCAGCATCCATCGGCAGTAAATCATGAATTAGCTATTGGAACAGTAAAATTAGGAGATGAATTAATCCGAGAAGTGTATAACGCCATCAAAAATAGTCCAAAAAGAGACAAAATACTTTTTATTATCACACATGATGAACATGGTGGCTGTTATGATCATGTCGCTCCGCCAAAAACTGTACCGCCAATTGCAGGTATGAAAGGAGAATGTGATTTTACTTTTGATCGTCTTGGTGTTCGCGTTCCTATGATAATGGTTTCTTCTTATATTCAGCCAAATACGATAATCAACGGACAGTTTGAGCATACTTCATTCGTAAAAACAGTTTGTCAGAAATGGGATCTGGACTCGTTAACTGAGAGAGATAAAGATCCTGCCGTTTTACCCTTTACGGAAGTTTTTTCCAATCAGAAAAGAACAGATTGGCCTGATATTCCATCAGAAATAAGCCTAAAAGAATTACTTCCTGAACCCGACACAAGCAGTGATCCATTAAACGGACTTCAAAAAGCAATGTTAAATAGTCTTTTGCATATCGAAAAGCGAAAAGCTCTTGGTAATACCCAAAAAGAAGAAATACAAACAATTGGCGATATGATGGAATTTATCAAAAGATTTCAGTAA
- a CDS encoding FecR domain-containing protein — protein MYPNFKILSKETKADLKAKIAESIAFEKQRARRKRLRIISWSAAAVLLIFLGLFAGLINSKQEPQFVSISSIEQFAKSTEKASFEKSKDIKLVLANQEAITVGDSATIAYNASGNKVNVNNKQIDQKNSAEAQFNTVLVPYGKRAHLSLADGTLVWLNSGSKLIYPTAFNTKNREVFLEGEGIFDVAHNAEKPFFVRAANNYSVRVLGTLFNVSCYPTDAKVSTALLRGKVKVAYAKKGFFSSDTLQTILKPGMIASLDKKNQNIKTTVENVEPLFSWRKGYYEFSQEKLPLVLDKLTRYYNVSFVMKAKNQNETYSGAFKLNDDLEKVVKTLEATTGLDLVYDETARKITIN, from the coding sequence TTGTACCCAAATTTCAAAATTTTATCAAAAGAAACCAAAGCTGATTTAAAAGCAAAAATCGCAGAAAGTATTGCATTTGAAAAACAGCGCGCCAGAAGAAAAAGACTTCGCATAATTTCGTGGAGTGCAGCCGCCGTGTTGTTAATTTTCTTAGGACTTTTTGCAGGTTTGATTAATAGCAAACAAGAACCGCAATTTGTTTCGATTAGTTCAATCGAGCAATTTGCAAAAAGCACAGAAAAAGCTTCTTTTGAAAAAAGTAAAGATATAAAACTGGTTTTGGCCAATCAGGAAGCTATTACCGTTGGAGACAGTGCGACGATTGCCTACAACGCTTCAGGAAATAAAGTAAATGTTAACAACAAACAAATCGATCAGAAGAATTCTGCGGAAGCGCAATTCAACACCGTTCTAGTACCGTACGGAAAACGAGCTCATTTGAGTTTGGCAGATGGAACTTTAGTCTGGCTGAATTCAGGTTCAAAGTTGATTTATCCAACGGCATTTAATACCAAAAACAGAGAAGTGTTTCTGGAAGGCGAAGGAATTTTTGATGTAGCGCACAATGCCGAAAAACCATTTTTTGTGAGAGCAGCAAATAATTATAGTGTTCGCGTATTGGGAACATTATTCAATGTAAGTTGTTATCCTACTGATGCAAAAGTTTCGACAGCATTATTACGTGGAAAAGTAAAAGTAGCTTACGCGAAAAAAGGATTTTTTAGCAGCGATACACTTCAAACTATTCTTAAACCGGGAATGATTGCTTCTTTAGATAAAAAGAATCAAAATATTAAAACCACAGTAGAAAATGTGGAACCTTTATTTTCATGGAGAAAAGGATATTATGAATTTTCGCAGGAAAAACTTCCATTGGTTTTAGACAAATTAACGCGCTATTACAATGTTTCTTTTGTGATGAAAGCAAAAAATCAAAACGAAACTTATTCAGGTGCATTTAAACTGAATGACGATTTAGAAAAAGTGGTTAAAACATTAGAAGCTACAACTGGGCTTGATTTGGTTTATGATGAAACAGCCCGAAAAATTACTATTAATTAA
- a CDS encoding HYR domain-containing protein — MAFLSIFCCFSMSLFAQGTSPVPQNLPYLQDFSLLEATSTTYPSGLQGWTASTIPGSSYNTNAILIGDRPLTASSSASTTSGNIHNYNGKIGFLNSGSLDLTIGLAINTLTKSGIVVQYDAMVIRNPYDGTANTRINEMVLQYRVGNSSVFNTLPTTSYLSNTVKQTTSGVTSPINPVTITVILPAECDNQEVVQLRWISKQNSGAGSRPSFAIDNINIQNDITPPAYADGYPKIENILSNGFDFSVQLNEIGKTYFVLLASGSSKPSASQIKSGLDANGNVALQSGIFDVTDKTSAYTKSISNLTINTDYVVYSISEDFYGNLQTDSNQLNVKTSSVLVPSISTTKTALDFGFSEQNFASKTSSYQIQAQNLNDVVTVTASNNFTISKNPNDNFQSSLVFNVQDFDSNNTPTVYVRFTPNATGNFSGQIDHQTSGAGTKTILLSGIGINPYTQNFNDVNVLTNSGWTAYSVAGDKIKWASTSSRFNSSPAAVSINGYAENGASKDWLISPRLHLDSFDKFPLLSFYSRKFYSGPNLKLMVSVNYDGTSSPETATWTELQGDFPSTTGVFKASNFINLSAYKSDNTYVAWVYETTASGSDNAAEWTIDDVSITNEATFLASNPNLNFSETNANSTSDSQSFVFMAGGYGDFTISAPSNYQLALDNINFQSSVTVSANDALVGKTIYARFAPSVKALNFEGSLTVTSTGLNQQIGHFTGSSFPKSETFDIVSYNLEFFGSDVVGTSGEFGPIDDALQVDNVAKVMNRLNADVYVVQEVSDEAALESLIQKISVNGKTFDKSISPAWSYSFSPPDPLFPPQKLVVIYNTQTTKVNKTRVMFSALYDNIRAGNTSLPNYPGGNSSSFFASGRLPYLVNVETNINGVKKEINIIDLHGRANSGTDISKYNMRKYDAELLKDSLDVEYPNANFMILGDYNDDVDVSVITPNPSSYQKIVEDTARYNALTLEISKAGAYSYLASGGFLDHIIISNELTNEYIPNSIAVYDPRLDIPNYVNTTSDHGPVIARFDFKKAAQSINFPSITITEATSYDLNATATSGLAVTYASSNEAIAKIINGKIQILSAGTVTITASQLGNEYYLAAADVAQSLTITDTKLPVIIAPATIKQANDTGICGAKVTYVAPIGTDNFPGATTVQTTGLASGNVFPVGTTTNTFKVTDASGNTATSSFNVIVTDTELPILSCPENIIEKKDNRLNGAKVTYSIPLATDNCSSITVTQTSGLASGSVFPMGITTNTFKVIDAAGNTTSCSFTVNIVKTLPPDCGPNGGVSIKAYPNPATDFVNFTVKVDKPKNMTIKLYDIFGFLVAAPVEITGNTTESTVQIDISRLWRGIYIYTLSSGNKILSINKIIKK, encoded by the coding sequence ATGGCTTTTTTAAGTATTTTTTGTTGCTTCTCAATGTCCCTATTTGCTCAGGGAACATCTCCGGTACCTCAAAATTTACCTTATCTACAAGATTTTTCTTTATTAGAAGCGACCTCTACGACATATCCTTCAGGATTACAGGGCTGGACAGCAAGTACAATTCCTGGAAGTTCGTACAATACAAATGCCATTTTAATAGGTGACCGCCCTCTAACAGCTAGCAGCTCTGCTTCTACTACCAGTGGGAATATTCATAATTATAATGGGAAAATTGGATTTTTAAACTCGGGCTCGTTAGACTTAACGATTGGCTTAGCTATTAACACATTAACAAAGTCAGGCATTGTAGTACAATATGATGCTATGGTAATTCGTAATCCTTATGACGGAACTGCCAATACTCGTATTAATGAAATGGTTCTACAATATCGAGTAGGAAACTCTTCTGTTTTTAATACTTTGCCAACAACTTCGTATTTAAGCAATACTGTCAAACAAACGACTTCTGGGGTTACGTCTCCTATAAATCCTGTTACGATTACTGTAATTTTACCAGCTGAATGCGACAATCAGGAAGTTGTACAATTAAGATGGATTTCTAAGCAAAATTCAGGAGCAGGTTCACGTCCTTCTTTTGCTATTGATAATATTAATATACAAAATGATATTACTCCACCTGCATACGCTGATGGTTATCCTAAAATAGAAAATATCCTATCTAATGGTTTTGATTTTTCAGTTCAACTGAACGAAATTGGAAAAACATATTTTGTATTATTAGCTTCAGGAAGTTCAAAACCAAGCGCTTCTCAAATAAAATCAGGTTTAGATGCTAATGGAAATGTTGCTTTACAATCTGGTATATTTGATGTTACGGACAAAACTTCAGCTTATACTAAAAGTATTTCCAATTTAACTATTAATACTGATTATGTTGTTTACTCTATTTCAGAAGATTTTTATGGCAACCTCCAAACCGACAGTAATCAGCTAAATGTTAAAACTTCTAGTGTTTTAGTTCCATCAATATCAACAACAAAAACTGCATTGGATTTTGGTTTTTCAGAACAAAATTTTGCTTCAAAAACAAGCAGTTATCAAATTCAGGCACAAAATCTTAATGATGTAGTTACTGTTACTGCTTCAAATAATTTTACAATTTCAAAAAATCCAAATGATAATTTCCAATCGTCTTTGGTTTTTAATGTTCAAGATTTTGATTCTAATAATACGCCTACGGTTTATGTTCGATTTACGCCTAATGCAACTGGTAATTTTTCAGGACAAATTGATCACCAAACTTCAGGAGCAGGTACTAAAACAATATTATTATCCGGTATAGGAATCAATCCTTATACTCAAAATTTTAATGATGTAAATGTACTTACAAACAGTGGTTGGACTGCTTATAGTGTTGCAGGTGATAAAATTAAATGGGCTAGCACAAGCAGCCGTTTTAATAGTTCACCAGCCGCAGTCTCAATAAATGGCTACGCTGAAAACGGAGCAAGTAAAGATTGGTTAATTTCACCTAGATTACATTTAGATAGTTTTGATAAATTTCCGTTATTATCCTTTTATTCCCGTAAATTCTATTCAGGTCCAAATTTAAAATTAATGGTTTCTGTTAATTACGACGGAACAAGCAGCCCTGAAACTGCAACGTGGACAGAACTTCAAGGTGATTTCCCATCAACTACCGGAGTATTTAAAGCGTCTAACTTCATTAATTTAAGTGCTTATAAATCTGATAATACTTATGTTGCCTGGGTATATGAAACTACCGCTTCAGGTTCAGATAATGCTGCCGAATGGACAATAGATGATGTAAGTATTACCAACGAAGCAACATTTTTAGCTTCAAATCCTAATTTAAATTTCAGCGAAACAAACGCAAATTCAACTTCAGATAGTCAATCTTTTGTTTTCATGGCTGGGGGTTATGGTGATTTTACGATCTCAGCACCTTCTAATTATCAATTAGCTCTTGACAATATCAATTTTCAATCAAGTGTTACTGTTTCTGCAAATGATGCATTAGTAGGTAAAACTATTTATGCTCGTTTTGCTCCTTCAGTAAAAGCATTAAATTTCGAAGGCTCATTAACTGTAACATCTACCGGATTAAACCAACAAATAGGTCATTTTACTGGTTCTTCTTTTCCAAAATCTGAAACTTTTGATATTGTAAGTTACAACTTAGAGTTTTTTGGAAGTGATGTAGTTGGAACAAGCGGAGAATTTGGTCCAATTGACGATGCTTTACAAGTTGATAATGTAGCCAAAGTAATGAATAGATTAAATGCCGATGTTTATGTCGTTCAGGAAGTTTCTGATGAAGCTGCTTTGGAATCTTTGATTCAGAAAATAAGCGTAAATGGTAAAACATTTGACAAAAGCATTTCTCCAGCGTGGTCGTATTCATTTTCGCCGCCAGATCCTCTTTTCCCACCTCAAAAACTAGTGGTTATTTACAATACACAAACTACCAAAGTAAACAAAACACGTGTTATGTTTAGCGCTTTGTACGATAATATTCGTGCAGGAAATACAAGTTTACCAAATTATCCAGGTGGAAACAGTTCTAGTTTCTTTGCTTCCGGACGTTTGCCTTATTTAGTAAATGTTGAAACGAACATTAACGGCGTTAAAAAAGAAATCAACATTATCGATCTTCACGGTCGTGCCAATAGCGGAACTGATATTTCGAAATATAACATGCGTAAATACGACGCTGAATTACTAAAGGATAGTTTAGATGTAGAATATCCAAATGCAAACTTTATGATTCTTGGAGATTATAATGATGATGTCGATGTATCTGTTATTACTCCGAATCCTTCTTCGTATCAAAAAATAGTAGAAGATACTGCTCGTTATAATGCTTTAACTTTAGAAATCAGTAAAGCCGGAGCTTATAGCTACTTAGCTTCGGGAGGCTTTTTAGATCATATTATTATTTCTAATGAACTGACAAACGAGTACATTCCAAATTCTATTGCTGTTTATGATCCTCGTTTAGATATTCCGAATTATGTAAATACAACATCTGATCACGGACCTGTTATTGCTCGTTTTGATTTTAAGAAAGCTGCACAAAGCATCAACTTTCCTTCCATTACGATTACAGAAGCTACATCTTATGATCTAAATGCTACAGCCACATCTGGTTTAGCGGTTACTTATGCAAGTTCGAATGAAGCTATAGCAAAAATTATTAACGGGAAAATCCAAATTCTTAGCGCAGGAACTGTAACAATTACAGCTTCTCAATTAGGAAACGAATATTATTTAGCTGCTGCTGATGTCGCTCAATCTCTAACCATAACTGATACAAAATTACCTGTTATTATAGCTCCGGCAACAATAAAGCAAGCTAATGATACAGGAATATGCGGAGCAAAAGTTACTTATGTAGCCCCAATAGGAACTGACAATTTTCCGGGAGCAACTACTGTTCAAACGACAGGATTGGCTTCAGGTAATGTATTCCCAGTTGGAACAACAACAAATACATTTAAAGTAACCGATGCATCTGGCAATACAGCAACATCTTCATTTAATGTAATTGTAACTGATACTGAACTACCAATATTAAGTTGTCCTGAAAACATTATCGAGAAAAAAGATAATAGATTAAACGGTGCAAAAGTAACTTATTCAATTCCTTTAGCAACTGATAACTGTTCAAGTATTACCGTTACACAAACATCAGGATTGGCTTCAGGAAGTGTTTTCCCAATGGGAATTACTACCAATACTTTCAAAGTAATTGATGCAGCAGGAAATACAACCAGCTGTTCATTTACCGTAAACATTGTAAAAACTTTACCACCAGATTGTGGACCAAACGGAGGAGTTTCAATAAAAGCATATCCTAATCCTGCAACTGACTTTGTCAATTTTACTGTTAAAGTAGATAAACCAAAAAATATGACGATAAAATTGTATGATATCTTCGGCTTTTTAGTTGCTGCACCAGTAGAAATAACAGGAAACACAACTGAAAGTACAGTGCAAATAGATATAAGTCGTCTTTGGAGAGGTATTTATATTTACACTTTAAGTAGTGGCAACAAAATACTATCTATTAATAAAATCATCAAAAAATAA
- a CDS encoding SusC/RagA family TonB-linked outer membrane protein: MNKNHDIGFLLPKKIINLTFILIMRVFILVLYLGLTSIYANSAKAQNEISVKVQGASLQTLFSTIQQKSDYVFFYNDDLISSTKKVNLNQYGTVEQILKTALANTGLTYSIIDKQIVIRKVKKVQEEEYELSGIVTDKNGNPLIGVNVVLIRNKNWDITREKGEFRMTVVASDSLRFDYLGYKSQKIAVNNRKFIKAVLSQDVMELTGVEVVASNGYTDIPKERVTGSFEVMGAKELAQVPTVDLASRLEGKMAGVNVDPRTGNITIRGTNSYSVTSPLIVIDGFPQPINDFSFSRRGVSGSSILSYLNPDDVESVTVLKDAAAASIWGSRAANGVVVVVTKKGKKGEPVINFSTTTTMGDKMNLGKLRVMDTKQYIDYEKDLVAGGFVSDDISNWQAKNPSAAQEIMFQQQRGTISMSERDRLLDKLAQNDNLGQISKYLLRSSITTQYDLSLNGGTDKSSYYLSLGYNKDEAAMRGNESKSYNITLNNSFQIKSFLKLNTGFNYVSSSFQANNTVNEALSNVSSSALRPYDMIADENGKGIDRYIIFRPEVAKGFEAQGYLPWSYNYLDELNYSNVITKGANIRLNASLTATVTNWLNFEAAGMFTSIQNKTRSLSELDSYYSRNAINEATSVDTSGKLVYGIPVGSYLYNTLSDNESQSMRIQMNINKNFNENNGLHFLAGSEIREERREGSSQRFYGYNTDTNSGQSVNPTEYYTTIYGWQTIIGTSDNSISKYRDRYLSYYGLGSYDFMNKYHVSGSVRFDDYNLLGASRKNRALPLWSVGGKWDINKEFFLRDVNWLNNLSARVTYGKSGSAPGGGFGSQSAIIGVGSIDYNTQLPTAYISLPENPNIRWETTSTLNFGLDYAVLNNRLRGSVDLYYKKSKDILTNLPFNPTYGWSYLNYNTASLEGHGVDVNLGGLIVNSAFKWNSNLTFAYNTNKVTDSRFIATSTNQYFGSAPIVGTALTTIYAYKWAGLDATGQSTVYKNDGTIVNASQGISAIDKSNLKKMGTTVAPYFGGFMNDFSFKNFTMAVQITYYAGNVFRNTVLQNYPSYSGVQYGAVAKDELIANRWRQAGDEASTNVPGLANISYNSLNRYQNADINVLPGDNIRLQQVSVGYNVPSKYLDRTFIKSLSFNFAARNLGLLWVKNDLGIDPQYLSNNNYNTLAPQRNYTLQFNCSF; this comes from the coding sequence ATGAATAAAAATCATGATATAGGCTTTCTATTGCCTAAAAAAATCATCAACCTTACTTTTATTTTAATTATGAGAGTATTCATTTTAGTTCTGTATTTAGGATTAACCAGTATTTATGCTAATAGTGCCAAAGCACAAAATGAAATCTCAGTAAAGGTTCAGGGAGCTTCGCTGCAAACCCTATTTTCTACTATTCAACAAAAAAGCGATTACGTATTTTTTTATAATGATGACTTAATTTCATCTACCAAAAAAGTTAATTTAAATCAATACGGAACAGTTGAGCAAATCTTAAAAACTGCTTTAGCTAATACAGGATTAACCTACAGTATTATTGATAAGCAGATTGTAATTAGAAAAGTAAAAAAAGTACAAGAAGAAGAATATGAACTTAGCGGTATTGTTACCGACAAAAACGGAAATCCGTTAATAGGAGTAAATGTAGTCTTGATCCGAAATAAAAATTGGGATATTACTCGTGAAAAAGGAGAATTTAGAATGACAGTTGTTGCAAGTGATTCACTCCGATTTGATTATTTAGGATACAAATCACAGAAGATTGCCGTAAACAATAGAAAATTCATAAAAGCGGTATTGTCTCAAGATGTAATGGAATTGACCGGAGTTGAAGTTGTGGCATCAAACGGATATACTGATATTCCAAAAGAAAGAGTAACAGGATCTTTTGAAGTAATGGGAGCCAAAGAACTTGCGCAAGTACCAACTGTAGATCTTGCATCAAGACTAGAGGGAAAAATGGCAGGTGTAAATGTTGATCCTAGAACCGGTAATATTACCATTAGAGGAACCAATAGTTATAGTGTAACTTCTCCGTTGATCGTTATTGATGGATTTCCACAACCTATAAATGATTTCAGTTTTAGCAGAAGAGGAGTTTCAGGTTCGTCAATCTTAAGTTACCTTAATCCTGATGATGTAGAGAGTGTTACCGTATTAAAAGATGCTGCTGCGGCTTCTATCTGGGGTTCTCGTGCTGCCAATGGAGTAGTTGTTGTTGTAACGAAAAAAGGTAAAAAAGGAGAACCGGTAATCAATTTTAGCACCACTACAACAATGGGTGATAAAATGAATTTAGGCAAATTGCGTGTCATGGATACAAAACAATACATTGATTACGAAAAAGACCTGGTTGCAGGCGGATTTGTATCAGATGATATCAGCAACTGGCAGGCTAAAAACCCAAGTGCAGCTCAGGAAATTATGTTTCAGCAACAAAGAGGAACTATTTCTATGTCTGAAAGAGATCGATTGTTAGACAAATTAGCTCAAAATGATAATTTAGGTCAAATAAGTAAATATTTATTACGAAGCTCCATAACTACACAATACGATTTATCTCTTAACGGAGGAACAGACAAAAGTTCGTATTACTTGTCTTTAGGATATAATAAAGATGAGGCTGCAATGAGAGGAAACGAATCTAAATCGTACAATATAACTTTAAACAACTCTTTTCAAATTAAAAGTTTTTTAAAATTAAATACCGGTTTCAATTATGTTTCGTCGAGTTTTCAGGCAAATAATACAGTTAATGAAGCCTTGTCAAATGTATCTTCTTCAGCATTGCGTCCTTATGATATGATTGCTGATGAAAACGGAAAAGGAATTGACCGCTACATTATTTTCAGACCAGAAGTAGCAAAAGGATTTGAAGCACAAGGATATTTGCCGTGGAGTTATAATTATCTTGATGAGTTAAATTATTCTAACGTAATTACAAAAGGAGCCAACATTAGATTAAATGCAAGTTTAACGGCTACAGTTACAAACTGGTTAAATTTTGAAGCAGCAGGAATGTTTACTTCTATTCAAAATAAAACCAGATCATTGAGCGAATTAGACAGTTATTATTCCAGAAATGCAATCAATGAAGCAACTTCTGTAGATACGTCTGGTAAATTGGTTTATGGAATTCCGGTTGGATCTTATTTATACAATACACTTTCAGACAATGAATCGCAAAGTATGCGTATTCAAATGAATATCAATAAAAATTTCAATGAAAACAATGGTTTACACTTTTTAGCCGGTTCAGAAATCAGAGAAGAACGCAGAGAAGGATCAAGTCAAAGATTTTACGGTTATAATACCGATACAAATTCCGGACAATCTGTAAATCCAACAGAATATTATACGACTATTTATGGATGGCAGACTATTATTGGAACTTCTGATAACAGTATTTCTAAATACAGAGATCGTTATTTATCTTATTATGGTTTAGGATCTTATGATTTTATGAACAAATATCACGTTTCAGGAAGTGTACGTTTTGATGATTATAATTTATTAGGAGCTTCAAGAAAAAACAGAGCATTACCATTATGGTCCGTAGGAGGAAAGTGGGATATTAATAAAGAATTCTTTTTAAGAGATGTAAACTGGTTGAATAATTTATCTGCAAGAGTAACTTATGGTAAATCAGGAAGTGCTCCAGGTGGTGGTTTTGGAAGCCAAAGTGCTATAATTGGCGTTGGATCAATTGATTATAATACACAATTACCAACAGCTTATATTTCATTGCCGGAGAATCCAAATATCAGATGGGAAACTACATCAACACTTAATTTTGGTTTAGATTATGCAGTTTTAAATAATCGCTTACGCGGAAGTGTCGATTTGTACTATAAAAAGTCAAAAGATATTCTAACAAATTTACCGTTTAACCCAACTTATGGCTGGTCTTATTTGAACTATAATACAGCGTCACTAGAAGGACATGGAGTAGACGTAAACCTTGGCGGACTTATTGTGAACTCCGCTTTCAAATGGAACAGTAACCTTACTTTTGCTTACAACACAAATAAAGTAACAGACTCTCGTTTTATTGCAACAAGTACAAATCAATATTTTGGATCAGCACCAATAGTAGGAACTGCGTTAACCACAATTTATGCTTATAAATGGGCAGGTCTGGATGCAACAGGACAATCTACAGTTTATAAAAACGACGGTACAATTGTAAATGCATCACAAGGAATATCTGCAATTGACAAAAGCAATTTGAAAAAAATGGGAACAACCGTTGCTCCATATTTTGGAGGATTTATGAATGATTTTTCATTTAAAAATTTCACAATGGCCGTTCAGATTACTTACTACGCAGGAAACGTTTTTAGAAATACAGTATTACAAAACTATCCATCTTATTCAGGAGTTCAATATGGCGCTGTTGCAAAAGATGAATTGATTGCCAACAGATGGAGACAAGCTGGAGACGAAGCTTCTACAAATGTTCCAGGTTTAGCAAACATTAGTTATAATAGTTTAAACAGATATCAAAATGCTGATATTAATGTTTTGCCTGGAGATAATATCAGATTACAACAAGTTTCAGTGGGTTATAATGTTCCGTCAAAATATTTAGACAGAACTTTTATAAAGTCATTAAGTTTCAATTTTGCTGCGAGAAATTTAGGTTTATTATGGGTTAAAAATGATTTAGGTATTGATCCGCAATACTTGTCTAATAACAACTACAATACACTGGCGCCTCAACGTAATTATACTTTACAATTTAATTGTAGTTTTTAA